In Lactiplantibacillus pentosus, the sequence GGCCAGCAATTCAGTACTCGTTAGTGTTTGCGATGGATCATCAATGTTGACCCACTTTCCCGTATAGGTGTTATTCTTGGGAACATCCGGTAAATCGACGAGCGGTTGATTGCCGTGGCGACTGAAATCAAGTCCCGGTCCGAGCACCAGTGTTTGTAAACTTGTCAAACCAGCTAACATTTGCCAATTAGCTTCGACGTTTTTCATATTAAAATAAGATAGGTCCAACGATTTGAGCTTTTCATCGTCCGCAAACAGCCCGTTCATATCGGTGACGTGTTCAGTGGTGAACTTACTTCCGAACTCGATACTTTCTAAGTTGGCCATTTGTCCAAAGGCGCCATCCATTTCAACCAGACTGCTCGAATCAAAATTAGATAGATCCAAGTGCTGAACACCGCTGTGAGCGAACATATTGGTCATCGTGACAACTTGACTGGTATCCCAATCAGTTAAGCCGTGGATTAGACGCAGTTGTTTGTTGTGCCAAAACATATTTTGCATATCAGTCACGTTATGGGTCTTCCAACCACTTAAATTGAGATAATTAAGTTCAGTACCCATGAAACTACCCATAAACATGTTGGCCATCGTGGTGACATTGCTCACATCCCAAGCAGTGAGATCTAGCCATTTGACTGCATAGTTACCCTTAAATACCGACTGCATATTCGTCACGGCACTAGTGTCGATTTTTTCTAAACCTTCATAGCTTTCAACCGTTGTCAGTTCGGAAAACAGGCCGTTCATATTCGTTCCGGCGATAATCCGATCGGCAATGAAGATTTTTTTAATCGACGAGGCCCAAGTCTGGCGCTTCCAAGGATTGTCACCGTAACTGTTCTTCAACGTGCCGCCGTGCAGAGTCAGCGTGCCTGTCGCCACATCAAACTCCCAATCGACGCCAAAGTTACCGGTAGTCGTTGGATTATCCGCTCGTCCGGCATCAGCAATCGTCAACGCCGCTTGTTGTTCAGTCGCCATATCGTTGACATCTGCGTCCGTTCGAACTTGTTCAGTCTCGGCAACCACTTCAGGATGGTGATTGACCGGCGAATCTATTTCCGGAGTCAAGACGTTTTCGACCTGTTCACTCTCAGCAACCGAATTTTCATCAATATCGCGACTAGCCGCATCACTGATATTGTCTGTCCCATTCACATCTGCCTTATCGACAATGTCGGTGTCTGACTCGCTATTCGCGGCATTTTCGGCACTACTGTCGGTACTGGCCACCACATCAGTAGGAGCGCTGACAGCCGCCTCGTCATTCACAGCTGTGTTCTCAACAACTGCGGTATTATCTGCAGTACCGCCCTCGACATCCGCGACTTCGCTAACGCGCATGTCAGCGTTATCATCTTTGGCCGCTTGAGGGTTCACCACAGCTAAAGCTGGCTGTTCAGCGTTCGAATTAGTGTGCGCGACTTCCGTAGTGACCTGTTCAGTGGTTGACTGAACAACTGCCTCATCCGCATGGACACTGACTAGCTGGATATTGACAGCCAATAAGGTCACACCAGCAAATAACCACAATTTACCACTTTTATACATTTTATAACGACTAACTTTCATTTCACGACGATTGATAGGAATTCCCCATTTCTCTGTTAAAAACCTGACTGACATAACCATTAATCGCATTAAATAAAGTGTTTTTACTGTATTTAATTATCGTGTTTAATCAATACACGATTTACGGTTTTTAACTATAGCATGGCGTCCTCAGAAAGCTCAACTAATTATTAGATTTCTAATTAAGCTGTTACTAACTTGATTAATATTGTTGTTTATCGCAAAACTATTTTAATATCTCGCCAACAGAATGACAGGCTCAAAAACCAGCCGAACACTAACTTTCCACCCACCATTGCTAATATCCCCACTATTTTGTTCACCTGAACAATTTTTGCATCGTGCAACGATTCGTTTGTGCCGCTCATCTATCGCTTAACAAAAATCCAACAACAAATCTCAATTGACCTAGATTTCTCCCGAAGCAACCTCAACTAGTTTCCTATCAAAATGCACACAAAAACGCCGCCATCAACAAGTTTGCTCCCCTGCTGATGACGACGTTTATTTCATCTACTGAACACAAATCTCAGCTATTTCTTCTGCGACCGTCGTTTCAAAACGTGTTGTCGAATCGCGTTATAACCGAGTTCCACCACCATGAATAGCACGGTGATGCCGACAATGTCGATTAAATAAGACCCAATCTGGTAGCCAGTTTTGCCGATCCACAAATCATATGGCCCCTGAATCAGTAAAAAATAAATCAGTAGGGTTTCAACAATTGTACGCGTATGTCGCCAAAATGACCGCCACTGCATGCCTTTCACGCTCCTTCAATTGGGACTAGTATCTGTAATGCTTGTTTGATTTGACTGACCGTCAACTGATTCTGGTCACCGACGCGCCCGACGTGTCCAAATGTCACCGCTGAACCCGTCAACTGGCCACAGATGCCGTTGTAACGGCCCATTTTCCCGCTCGCCGTGGCAATCACGGGTACGGCCAACTGGCGATGCGCTTGTTCAGTCGCTGCCATCAAAGCCAAAACGTCCTGCGCATCCTGACTTTCAACGGTGACGCGGACGACATCCGCACCAGTGGCCGCCAATGTTTGATAAGTCGTCACTAATTCCGTAGTCGATGCGCGCGTTACCGTCTGGCTAGTAATCAAACGAATCTGGTTGGCCCGCATCTGCTGAGTCAGCGTCATAAAATCAGGTTGGTTGACCATCGCAATGTCGACGTCGACGGCTGCCACGCTCCGATTATTGACCAGCGTTTGATAAGTCTGATAATGTTCAGCCAATTCATCCGCGTCCGCTGCCATCGTAAACGTCGCCACCAACGGAATCGTCCCTAAAACTTGTTGCAATTGGGAGGCGGTATTGACGAGTTCCGCCCGATTATCTAACTCTTGATATGGATTCAATCGCCACACCACGATTTGCGCGGCCGATGTCAAAATCTGCCCCGCCTTGCGAATCAAGTCCTCCCGCGTCGCACCCGCCAGGACTACGCCAATTTTCGGCATGCCTGTCGTTAACGCTAACTCACCAATCGTAACTTCTTTCAAGATTATTCCTGCTTTCATCATCATCCGGACCGCCCGAGCCATCCGTCGTTAATAGTTTATTATCCACTCTTAACAATAGCAAATTTTCCCCGTTTTGACACCTAAAATTCATTTTTTATTGCAAAATGTAAAGCGCTTTTAATATTAACTTGTTAATACTGGTATCGTTTTCAATTTGGCCTTACAATTAAGCATACTTTAGCCGCAAAGGAGTTTCATCATGGAAAATGAAAAACAGCTTCGTTGGTCCAACATTGCACTAATTGCATTTGTGGCGGTCTGGGGTCTTGGAAACGTTGTCAATAACTTCGCCTTACAAGGACTTTCAGTCGTCACGTCTTGGATTCTGATCATGATTATTTATTTTATTCCGTATACCCTGATTGTGGGCCAACTCGGTTCAACTTTCAAAGACGCTGAGGGGGGCGTTTCGTCATGGATTCGTGCGACTAGTACCAAACGGCTCGCGTACTATGCCGCCTGGACTTATTGGATCGTTCATATTCCATATTTGGCACAAAAGCCCCAAGGCATCTTA encodes:
- a CDS encoding BspA family leucine-rich repeat surface protein, producing MRLMVMSVRFLTEKWGIPINRREMKVSRYKMYKSGKLWLFAGVTLLAVNIQLVSVHADEAVVQSTTEQVTTEVAHTNSNAEQPALAVVNPQAAKDDNADMRVSEVADVEGGTADNTAVVENTAVNDEAAVSAPTDVVASTDSSAENAANSESDTDIVDKADVNGTDNISDAASRDIDENSVAESEQVENVLTPEIDSPVNHHPEVVAETEQVRTDADVNDMATEQQAALTIADAGRADNPTTTGNFGVDWEFDVATGTLTLHGGTLKNSYGDNPWKRQTWASSIKKIFIADRIIAGTNMNGLFSELTTVESYEGLEKIDTSAVTNMQSVFKGNYAVKWLDLTAWDVSNVTTMANMFMGSFMGTELNYLNLSGWKTHNVTDMQNMFWHNKQLRLIHGLTDWDTSQVVTMTNMFAHSGVQHLDLSNFDSSSLVEMDGAFGQMANLESIEFGSKFTTEHVTDMNGLFADDEKLKSLDLSYFNMKNVEANWQMLAGLTSLQTLVLGPGLDFSRHGNQPLVDLPDVPKNNTYTGKWVNIDDPSQTLTSTELLALYAGKSAPKATFVWETKSAASITAKDSEIFVNQSWDWSQNVTQLIDANGQNVDVSTLLSTNPQAVSVSGDTVDTSKPGTYQVTLTYAGHQTTVTVTVKENQSQLNLQASDVTVEIDSSTGTAVWQPQDNFTNATDSDGQSVDWSGITVSGTPDLTTAGSYEVVYQFTDMTGQLVSATVTVTVVENEADTGDGDGEEPGEPEVPGEPEEPEVPGEPEEPEVPGEPEEPEVPGEPEEPEVPGEPEEPEVPGEPEEPEVPGEPEEPEVPGKPEEPEVPGEPEEPETPGEPEEPEVPGEPEEPEEPKEPEEPEEPEVPEEPEVPGEPEEPEVPEVPGEPEQPGEPEHPEAPERPEVPERPEMPEHPKVPERPEAPTQPSQPSGPTADTDAGHQESIRQRPNVTGPSLATTSGLNRDASQKISSEQVDQQREKSALVRSDQETAVVTPLQERVTTDAIRTTASESLPQTGEQSNHLGLMGLMILMATGLASVLGIKRRRG
- a CDS encoding type I 3-dehydroquinate dehydratase, with translation MMMKAGIILKEVTIGELALTTGMPKIGVVLAGATREDLIRKAGQILTSAAQIVVWRLNPYQELDNRAELVNTASQLQQVLGTIPLVATFTMAADADELAEHYQTYQTLVNNRSVAAVDVDIAMVNQPDFMTLTQQMRANQIRLITSQTVTRASTTELVTTYQTLAATGADVVRVTVESQDAQDVLALMAATEQAHRQLAVPVIATASGKMGRYNGICGQLTGSAVTFGHVGRVGDQNQLTVSQIKQALQILVPIEGA